From one Chanodichthys erythropterus isolate Z2021 chromosome 3, ASM2448905v1, whole genome shotgun sequence genomic stretch:
- the mylpfa gene encoding myosin regulatory light chain 2, skeletal muscle translates to MAPKKAKRRAGGGEGSSNVFSMFEQSQIQEYKEAFTIIDQNRDGIISKDDLRDVLASMGAFMFCLSRVLCKYIHESVLTVLVLSLVGQLNVKNEELEAMIKEASGPINFTVFLTMFGEKLKGADPEDVIVSAFKVLDPEGTGTIKKQFLEELLTTQCDRFSAEEMKNLWAAFPPDVAGNVDYKNICYVITHGEEKEE, encoded by the exons ATG GCACCCAAAAAGGCTAAGAGGAGGGCAGGAGGAGGAGAGGGTTCCTCCAACGTCTTCTCCATGTTTGAGCAGAGCCAGATTCAGGAGTACAAGGAG GCCTTCACAATCATTGACCAGAACAGGGACGGCATCATCAGCAAAGATGACCTTAGGGACGTGTTGGCCTCAATGGGTGCGTTTATGTTTTGTCTCAGTCGTGTACTTTGTAAATACATCCATGAATCTGTGCTGACCGTCCTCGTCCTCTCTCTTGTAGGTCAGCTGAACGTGAAGAATGAGGAGCTGGAGGCTATGATCAAGGAGGCCAGCGGCCCAATCAACTTCACTGTTTTCCTCACCATGTTTGGAGAGAAGCTGAAGG GTGCTGACCCCGAAGACGTCATTGTGTCTGCCTTCAAGGTGCTGGATCCAGAGGGCACTGGCACCATCAAGAAGCAGTT CCTTGAGGAGCTTCTGACCACTCAGTGCGACAGGTTCTCTGCAGAGGAG ATGAAGAATCTGTGGGCCGCCTTCCCCCCAGATGTGGCTGGCAATGTTGACTACAAGAACATCTGCTACGTCATCACACACGGAGAGGAGAAGGAGGAGTAA